The sequence TATTCATAACAGAAAGATTAATTTAAGAATAGCGGTTAATGACGAAATTGATGGACTTATTAAAATAATATAAAGCACACTATTTTTTTGTCCATATAACGATAGGAACTAATGTAATGAATAAAGCGGCTATTTTAGGAATTGCGATACTAATCATAATTATAGCGTCGGCAACTTATCGTTTTTTTGAACAAAAAAAACAGCGGATAAGTGACGATAATTCGCCTATTAAACTTTATATGGTTGAAATAATTGATAAAAAAGAAATTGCAGCAAATGAACGGCGCTCAAGAGAAAATGACGTTAATGGTCCAGAAACAACATATTATTATCAAGTTACTTTTCGTTTAACTACTGATGAGCGTAAAGATTTAGTGTTAAAAATTGATAAATCATCTTATCAAGATATCGAACCTGGAATGAAAGGACGTCTATTTATGCAGGGAAGTCGTTTTATTAAGTTTGAAACAGATATGCCAAGTAATGATCAAGACAATAAATAAGATAATATATTCATGATATTGGCAATCTCTGGGG comes from Proteus vulgaris and encodes:
- a CDS encoding DUF2500 family protein; amino-acid sequence: MNKAAILGIAILIIIIASATYRFFEQKKQRISDDNSPIKLYMVEIIDKKEIAANERRSRENDVNGPETTYYYQVTFRLTTDERKDLVLKIDKSSYQDIEPGMKGRLFMQGSRFIKFETDMPSNDQDNK